A window of Hyalangium gracile contains these coding sequences:
- a CDS encoding Hsp20/alpha crystallin family protein, translated as MADLPVRRAGSSGSGLQRTREWDPFQRMQELMGWDPLELMNQWLTSGGRESSLAFVPAFEVKETKDAFIFKADLPGVEEKDIEVTLTGDRIVVSGKRESEKREESDRFYTYERSYGTFSRAFTLPEGVNPEAVNADLKSGVLTLTLPKRPEVQPKRIKVSVGSSEKKEQIKA; from the coding sequence ATGGCTGATCTACCTGTCCGTCGTGCTGGTAGCAGTGGCAGCGGTCTGCAGAGGACCCGCGAGTGGGATCCCTTCCAGCGGATGCAGGAGCTGATGGGGTGGGATCCGTTGGAGCTGATGAACCAGTGGTTGACCAGTGGAGGACGTGAGAGCTCGCTCGCCTTCGTGCCGGCCTTCGAGGTGAAGGAGACGAAGGACGCCTTCATCTTCAAGGCGGACCTGCCGGGCGTGGAGGAGAAGGACATCGAGGTGACGCTCACGGGCGACCGCATCGTCGTGAGCGGCAAGCGCGAGTCCGAGAAGCGCGAGGAGTCCGACCGCTTCTACACCTACGAGCGCAGCTACGGCACGTTCAGCCGCGCGTTCACCCTGCCCGAGGGAGTGAACCCGGAGGCCGTGAACGCCGACCTGAAGAGCGGCGTGCTGACCCTCACGCTGCCGAAGCGGCCCGAGGTGCAGCCCAAGCGCATCAAGGTGAGCGTGGGCAGCTCGGAGAAGAAGGAGCAGATCAAGGCGTAG
- a CDS encoding RCC1 domain-containing protein, whose amino-acid sequence MNFRPWMVLSALLLVACEPAPVSPKHSQPVAPLFVVFSPGPVTELHEESVQVSGRVRAGGGLRELTWQADDGAPRPLAFELDAIDQAFSFTVPMAEGEHVVRLRAVDGNDGVGSATMRITRSPAPDTRAPEVRVLTPTEGQSVTVRRVRLEGTATDDRRLASLTWELNGAVGQAVDVAALGAGGAFALEVTPRPGANVVVLRATDASGHTTEATASFHFGSRSGGGGLHSGVVRDGALYTWGRNNRGQLGLGAAVTADQKLPLRVPGFEGVAAMAFNQNSSLALKADGTVWSWGENAQGQLGLGAPPDGSQPRTPDLTPRWSPTRIAGLSGAVAITLGYRHALVLMEDGSVRAFGDNSTGQLGDGSSESLRDYPVTVVGLPEVVKVVAGSMHSVALGRNGTVWVWGRNTYGNLGQGTVDSASHSTPARVPGLENVVDIATGRDHVLALHADGTVSSWGLDASGQLGFGEVFPDEVSAMPVKVKGLTDARAIFANGNMSYAQRADGALVSWGQNFNGQLGNGGKTDVNVPTPSVPLLSGLLTLAPGATHVISIRKDGALFAWGWNARGSLGRDDLLDNWSYPEPIQVTLP is encoded by the coding sequence ATGAACTTCCGCCCCTGGATGGTCCTGTCCGCGCTGCTGCTCGTCGCCTGTGAGCCGGCGCCCGTCTCCCCGAAGCACTCCCAGCCGGTCGCCCCGCTGTTCGTGGTGTTCTCGCCTGGGCCCGTCACGGAGCTCCATGAGGAGTCCGTGCAGGTGTCTGGCCGGGTGAGGGCGGGAGGCGGCCTGCGCGAGCTCACCTGGCAGGCCGATGACGGAGCGCCGCGGCCCCTCGCGTTCGAGCTGGATGCGATCGACCAAGCCTTCTCGTTCACGGTGCCCATGGCCGAGGGCGAGCACGTGGTGCGGCTGAGGGCGGTGGATGGCAACGACGGGGTGGGCTCGGCGACGATGCGCATCACCCGCTCGCCCGCGCCGGACACACGGGCTCCGGAGGTGCGGGTGCTCACGCCGACGGAGGGCCAGAGCGTCACCGTGAGGCGCGTGCGCCTGGAGGGCACGGCCACGGATGACCGGCGGCTGGCGTCGCTCACGTGGGAGCTCAACGGCGCGGTGGGACAGGCGGTGGATGTGGCGGCGCTGGGAGCTGGCGGGGCCTTCGCCCTCGAGGTGACGCCTCGCCCCGGCGCCAACGTGGTGGTGCTGCGCGCCACGGATGCGAGCGGCCATACCACCGAGGCGACGGCCTCCTTCCACTTCGGCAGCCGGAGCGGCGGTGGCGGGCTGCACAGCGGCGTGGTGCGAGACGGCGCGCTCTACACGTGGGGCCGCAACAACCGGGGCCAGCTCGGCCTGGGGGCGGCGGTGACGGCGGACCAGAAGCTGCCGCTGCGGGTGCCGGGCTTCGAGGGCGTGGCCGCCATGGCCTTCAACCAGAACAGCTCGCTGGCGCTGAAGGCGGACGGCACGGTGTGGTCCTGGGGAGAGAATGCGCAGGGCCAGCTCGGCCTGGGCGCGCCGCCGGATGGGTCGCAGCCGCGCACGCCGGACCTCACGCCCCGCTGGAGCCCCACGCGCATCGCCGGCCTGAGCGGCGCGGTGGCCATCACCCTGGGCTACCGCCACGCGCTGGTACTGATGGAGGATGGCTCGGTGCGCGCCTTCGGCGACAACAGCACGGGCCAGCTCGGTGACGGCTCCTCGGAGAGCCTGAGGGACTACCCCGTGACGGTGGTGGGGCTGCCAGAGGTGGTGAAGGTGGTCGCCGGCTCCATGCACTCCGTGGCGCTCGGGCGCAATGGCACGGTCTGGGTCTGGGGCCGCAACACGTACGGCAACCTGGGCCAGGGCACCGTGGACAGCGCCTCCCACTCCACGCCGGCGCGGGTGCCCGGGCTGGAGAACGTGGTGGACATCGCCACGGGGCGCGACCACGTGCTGGCGCTGCACGCGGACGGCACGGTGTCCTCATGGGGGCTGGATGCCAGCGGCCAGCTCGGCTTCGGCGAGGTGTTCCCCGACGAGGTGAGCGCCATGCCGGTGAAGGTGAAGGGGCTGACGGACGCGCGCGCCATCTTCGCCAACGGCAACATGAGCTACGCGCAGCGGGCGGATGGCGCGCTCGTCTCCTGGGGGCAGAACTTCAACGGCCAGCTCGGCAATGGCGGCAAGACGGACGTGAACGTGCCGACGCCCTCCGTCCCGCTGCTGTCGGGGCTGCTCACCCTGGCGCCGGGCGCCACGCACGTCATCTCCATCCGGAAGGATGGGGCGCTCTTCGCCTGGGGCTGGAACGCCCGCGGCAGCCTCGGTCGGGATGATCTGCTGGACAACTGGTCCTACCCCGAGCCGATCCAGGTCACGCTGCCGTGA
- a CDS encoding di-heme oxidoreductase family protein — protein MRPVLLPLLALLLALAACQSEEARPPPPPPEEPRPPEEPRHDFVEPGEESPGGATTVRDTSRDAFTHPAANLTLERRSEFIVGEAFFETDWFAAPNARTDRDGLGPLFNALSCLACHERNGRGAAPDPSQPPLSLLMRLSVPGTDSRGAPLPEPSYGDQLQPRAVASVPPEARVAVRNTERAGTFEDGEPYGLQVPEYVLSELAHGPLHPDTRLSPRMAQPMFGLGLLAAVPESTLLEWADPEDADGDGISGRPNRVWNKRLGQTVLGRFGWKANQPDLEHQNAGAMAGDLGITSPLALDEPCTAAQAECLAAPNGGTPELDARRLTALTFYTHVIGVPARQGVDAAETLRGKDVFHRVGCAKCHRPSVVTGTLEGYPELSGQRIWPYTDLLLHDLGEALADGREDFAASGREWRTPPLWGLGRTQEVSGHTRLLHDGRARSVMEAILWHGGEAEPARERVRRLSSQERAALLTFLDSL, from the coding sequence GTGAGGCCCGTGCTCCTGCCGCTGCTGGCGCTGCTGCTCGCGCTCGCGGCCTGCCAGTCCGAGGAGGCTCGGCCCCCACCGCCACCGCCGGAGGAGCCTCGGCCTCCAGAGGAGCCTCGCCATGACTTCGTCGAGCCGGGCGAGGAGTCGCCCGGTGGCGCGACGACCGTGCGGGACACGAGCCGTGACGCCTTCACCCACCCGGCGGCCAACCTCACGCTGGAGCGGCGCTCCGAGTTCATCGTCGGCGAGGCCTTCTTCGAGACGGACTGGTTCGCCGCGCCCAACGCCCGGACGGATCGGGACGGGCTGGGGCCGCTCTTCAACGCCCTCTCCTGCCTGGCCTGCCACGAGCGCAACGGACGCGGTGCGGCGCCCGACCCCTCCCAGCCGCCGCTCTCGCTGCTGATGCGGCTGAGCGTGCCGGGCACGGACTCGCGAGGCGCTCCCCTTCCCGAGCCCAGCTACGGAGATCAGCTGCAGCCGCGCGCCGTGGCGAGCGTCCCTCCGGAGGCCCGCGTGGCGGTGCGCAACACCGAGCGGGCGGGCACCTTCGAGGACGGCGAGCCCTACGGGCTTCAGGTGCCCGAGTACGTGCTCTCGGAGCTGGCCCATGGCCCGCTGCATCCGGACACGCGCCTGTCGCCCCGGATGGCGCAGCCGATGTTCGGGCTGGGGCTGCTGGCCGCCGTGCCGGAGTCCACCCTGCTGGAGTGGGCGGATCCGGAGGACGCGGACGGCGACGGCATCTCCGGGCGTCCCAACCGCGTGTGGAACAAGCGGCTCGGACAGACGGTGCTGGGGCGCTTCGGCTGGAAGGCGAACCAGCCGGACCTGGAGCACCAGAACGCGGGCGCCATGGCGGGAGACCTGGGCATCACCTCGCCGCTGGCGCTCGACGAGCCCTGCACGGCCGCCCAGGCCGAGTGTCTCGCCGCGCCCAACGGGGGCACGCCCGAGCTGGATGCGCGCAGGCTCACGGCGCTCACCTTTTATACCCACGTCATCGGAGTGCCCGCGCGCCAGGGCGTGGACGCGGCCGAGACGCTCCGGGGCAAGGATGTCTTCCACCGGGTGGGCTGCGCGAAGTGCCACCGGCCCTCGGTGGTGACGGGCACGCTGGAGGGCTACCCGGAGCTCTCCGGCCAGCGCATCTGGCCATACACGGACCTGCTGCTGCATGACCTGGGCGAGGCGCTGGCGGACGGGCGCGAGGACTTCGCCGCCTCCGGGCGGGAGTGGCGCACGCCTCCGCTGTGGGGGCTCGGGCGGACGCAGGAGGTGAGCGGCCACACGCGCCTGCTGCACGATGGACGGGCGCGCTCGGTGATGGAGGCCATCCTCTGGCACGGCGGCGAGGCCGAGCCCGCGCGCGAGCGGGTCCGGCGCCTCTCGAGCCAGGAGCGGGCCGCCCTGCTCACCTTCCTCGACTCTCTCTGA
- a CDS encoding hybrid sensor histidine kinase/response regulator, whose protein sequence is MKPLILLISGSPHVRALQTLALESQGWQVHEADSVSAITSWGPRPDAIVLEASAPLEGLASEDAPRRALEALGAPLLVIASAAEQERLSRQKLRAVFLGHPLSLGALVAAVRATLPPEAQTPDGVHRPTLLVADDDPVSRKLLLLLLAPFHFDVVMATDGLSALEVARRRRPDAVLADVLMPGMDGFRLCLALRKEPRLAHVPVLLTHIGAPDELDLRMAQNVGANGFVRRSQDGDEIIGALLRELRHGGSVSVASDQSPSVDEHLHGMVRRLERQVGLLTQAERAVSESEERYRLIVAGSFDGVWDWDLRRRSFWCSPRLLEMLGLAPDAFPGTYEAFVERLHLEDRDTVVNALSSHLEQAAPYDVSFRLRHADGGYRSCVSRGRALRDAAGRPVRMAGIIDDVTERLRLLRETQEAVRTRDEFLSVAAHELRTPLTALRLRLQGVTTTLNEDRPWSPESITQALGSADRQVERLASLVDTLLDVSQLHQAPRLELEDVDLAVVVREAVSRSEQEASRAGCHLVLRPMPSTPGRWDRVRMAQVVKHLLANAMKFGPGKPVEVALESQSETAVLQVRDHGIGIAPERVEGLFQRFERAVSARHYGGLGLGLYRVRRIVEAHGGAVTVDSVPGQGATFRVLLPRAGVAVHASARPAQA, encoded by the coding sequence ATGAAGCCCCTCATCCTCCTCATTTCGGGCTCGCCCCATGTCCGAGCCCTCCAGACGCTGGCGCTGGAGAGCCAGGGCTGGCAGGTCCATGAGGCGGACTCCGTCTCGGCCATCACCTCGTGGGGACCCCGGCCCGACGCCATCGTGCTCGAGGCGAGCGCGCCCCTGGAGGGCCTGGCCTCCGAGGATGCACCGCGTCGTGCGCTGGAGGCCCTGGGCGCACCCCTGCTCGTGATTGCCTCCGCCGCCGAGCAGGAGCGGCTGTCCCGTCAGAAGCTCCGGGCCGTCTTCCTGGGCCACCCGCTCTCCCTCGGCGCCCTGGTGGCCGCCGTCCGCGCCACCCTGCCGCCCGAAGCCCAGACTCCCGATGGCGTGCACCGCCCGACCCTCCTCGTGGCCGATGACGACCCCGTCTCCCGCAAGCTGCTCCTGCTGCTGCTCGCGCCCTTCCACTTCGACGTGGTGATGGCCACCGATGGGCTGTCCGCCCTGGAGGTGGCTCGCAGGAGGCGGCCGGACGCGGTGCTCGCGGATGTGCTGATGCCCGGAATGGATGGCTTCCGGCTGTGTCTGGCCCTCCGCAAGGAGCCGCGCCTGGCCCACGTGCCCGTCCTCCTCACGCACATCGGTGCGCCGGATGAGCTGGACCTGCGCATGGCCCAGAACGTGGGCGCCAACGGCTTCGTGCGCCGCTCCCAGGACGGAGACGAGATCATCGGCGCGCTCCTGCGTGAGCTGCGCCACGGCGGCTCCGTCTCCGTCGCCTCGGACCAGAGCCCCTCCGTCGACGAGCACCTGCACGGCATGGTGCGGCGGCTCGAGCGTCAGGTGGGTCTGCTCACCCAGGCCGAGCGCGCCGTCAGCGAGAGCGAGGAGCGCTACCGCCTCATCGTCGCCGGGTCCTTCGATGGCGTCTGGGACTGGGATCTCCGACGCCGCTCGTTCTGGTGCAGCCCGCGCCTGCTGGAGATGCTCGGCCTGGCGCCGGACGCCTTCCCGGGCACCTATGAAGCCTTCGTGGAGCGGCTGCACCTGGAGGACCGCGACACGGTGGTGAACGCCCTGTCGTCCCACCTGGAGCAGGCCGCTCCCTATGATGTCTCCTTCCGGCTGCGCCATGCCGACGGCGGCTACCGCTCCTGCGTGAGCCGGGGCCGCGCCCTGCGCGACGCCGCGGGACGGCCGGTGCGCATGGCCGGCATCATCGACGACGTCACCGAGCGGCTGCGCCTGCTGCGCGAGACGCAGGAGGCGGTCCGCACGCGCGACGAGTTCCTCAGCGTGGCGGCCCACGAGCTGCGCACGCCCCTCACCGCGCTGCGGCTGCGGCTCCAGGGCGTGACGACGACGCTGAACGAGGACAGGCCCTGGTCGCCCGAGAGCATCACCCAGGCGCTCGGCTCCGCGGACCGGCAGGTGGAGCGGCTCGCCAGCCTCGTGGACACGCTGCTGGACGTGTCCCAGCTCCACCAGGCGCCGCGGCTGGAACTGGAGGACGTGGACCTGGCCGTGGTGGTGCGCGAGGCGGTGTCCCGCTCGGAGCAGGAGGCCTCCCGCGCCGGCTGTCACCTCGTGCTGCGCCCGATGCCGAGCACGCCGGGGCGCTGGGATCGCGTCCGCATGGCGCAGGTGGTGAAGCACCTGCTGGCCAACGCGATGAAGTTCGGCCCGGGCAAGCCCGTGGAGGTGGCGCTCGAGTCCCAGTCCGAAACGGCGGTGCTGCAGGTGCGCGACCACGGCATCGGCATTGCCCCCGAGCGCGTGGAGGGGCTCTTCCAGCGCTTCGAGCGCGCCGTGTCGGCCCGCCACTACGGAGGCCTGGGGCTGGGGCTCTACCGGGTGCGCCGCATCGTCGAGGCCCATGGCGGCGCGGTGACGGTGGACAGCGTGCCGGGCCAGGGCGCCACCTTCCGCGTCCTCCTGCCTCGGGCCGGCGTCGCCGTCCACGCGAGCGCCAGGCCCGCGCAGGCGTGA
- a CDS encoding serine hydrolase domain-containing protein: MHKSFPHDPVVAPASAGMDPARLERALGLFRAQQARGAFPGGQLVVRRAGHCVANLAVGLARGFRQEVAEAVVTPETRFNVFSASKPLVALAIARLEEAGQVELSAPVARYFPEFAAHGKDAITLLDVLTHRGGVLLPDFIQSWEKWGDWDAVVDALVRAVPRYRRGTLAYHPNEFGWILAEVVRRVTGQPLPALCERELLAPAGVVGMRFQGRAEEASQVARSYWVGSRAVRVHEVDVSAQLETVYNAPQVLTAFVPGASLWTDAAHLAALYELLVSGGVARGGQRLLAESTVRAYTARAVFGLDRSNRLPFSAGRGFLVGTPWPSFYGAWATSSCFGHAGAFCTLGFGDHATGLAVGIITNGNAGPGDFLNRFRPLVSALRRACVHPVKSTG, from the coding sequence ATGCACAAATCTTTCCCTCATGACCCCGTGGTGGCTCCCGCGTCGGCCGGAATGGATCCAGCGAGGCTCGAGCGCGCGCTCGGACTCTTCCGCGCGCAGCAGGCCCGTGGTGCCTTTCCGGGAGGGCAGCTGGTGGTGCGCCGGGCAGGACACTGCGTCGCCAACCTCGCGGTGGGGCTCGCACGAGGCTTCCGGCAGGAGGTCGCGGAGGCCGTCGTCACGCCCGAGACGCGCTTCAATGTCTTCTCCGCGAGCAAGCCGCTGGTGGCGCTCGCCATCGCACGGCTGGAGGAGGCGGGGCAGGTGGAGCTCTCGGCTCCGGTGGCGCGGTACTTTCCGGAGTTCGCGGCCCACGGCAAGGACGCCATCACCCTGCTCGATGTCCTGACGCACCGCGGGGGTGTGCTCCTGCCTGATTTCATCCAGTCCTGGGAGAAGTGGGGAGACTGGGACGCGGTGGTGGACGCCCTGGTGCGGGCCGTTCCTCGCTACAGACGTGGGACCCTGGCGTACCACCCCAACGAGTTCGGATGGATCCTCGCCGAGGTCGTCCGGCGCGTGACGGGGCAGCCACTGCCGGCTCTCTGCGAACGCGAGCTGCTCGCTCCGGCGGGCGTGGTGGGTATGCGCTTCCAGGGAAGAGCCGAGGAGGCATCGCAGGTGGCCCGCAGCTACTGGGTAGGCTCCCGCGCCGTGCGCGTGCACGAGGTGGACGTCAGCGCCCAGCTCGAGACGGTCTACAACGCGCCGCAGGTGCTGACGGCCTTCGTCCCTGGCGCGAGCTTATGGACGGATGCCGCGCATCTCGCCGCCCTCTATGAACTGCTCGTCAGCGGAGGCGTCGCTCGTGGGGGGCAGCGACTCCTGGCTGAGAGCACCGTGCGTGCCTATACCGCGCGAGCTGTCTTCGGCCTCGATCGCAGCAACCGGCTTCCGTTCTCGGCGGGGCGTGGGTTCCTGGTTGGCACGCCCTGGCCCTCGTTCTACGGAGCATGGGCTACGAGCTCCTGCTTCGGGCATGCCGGTGCGTTCTGCACGCTCGGCTTCGGCGACCACGCCACGGGTCTGGCGGTGGGCATCATCACGAACGGGAACGCAGGGCCGGGAGACTTCCTGAACCGCTTCCGCCCGCTCGTCAGCGCCTTGCGGCGTGCCTGTGTGCATCCAGTGAAGAGCACAGGTTGA
- a CDS encoding glutamine synthetase family protein, which yields METKGLRDFLEIPYDELEAMNLRVKEQRLRRESPDKLREERIKYLTDEKRIKAVTVCFTDLEGRLHMLDYDKKFLLKSSDNLTFDGSSIRGFSAQAESDLRLNLDWASFYWLPSDIFGPGKVLMFSEVLERDGSPYHSDMRGLLKKITEQMYQKDGTVFHAAPEIEGFLFKGRDAERHYHETGTLEFVSTGGYYHSLPGDALRAFIDKAAEAQRAMGFQNEKDHPEVAPSQFEMNFSYSEALIAADQIQLYKLLCRQVAAQMGLTASFLPKPVTGVNGNGMHMNMSLSKGGKNLFYDKNGQDGLSAMGWDFIDRILNNANDICLVLNSSVNAYRRLDPHYEAPNQIKASPNNRGAMVRIPFGNERSARVECRSVAPDANPYMVLYALLRTGLEGPQPQEDAETKRSRTRFLPDNIFDAVRLFKGSQFVAQTLGENVQGKFAELKLASAERCPKQLGTRVKAAEIQFHHEVTNQYLWNQF from the coding sequence ATGGAGACGAAGGGGCTGCGGGACTTCCTCGAGATTCCGTACGACGAGCTGGAGGCGATGAACCTCCGCGTGAAGGAGCAGCGTCTGCGGCGCGAGTCTCCCGACAAGCTGCGCGAGGAGCGCATCAAGTACCTGACCGACGAGAAGCGCATCAAGGCGGTCACCGTGTGCTTCACCGACCTCGAGGGTCGGCTGCACATGCTGGACTACGACAAGAAGTTCCTGCTCAAGAGCTCGGACAACCTCACCTTCGACGGCTCGTCCATCCGCGGCTTCTCGGCGCAGGCCGAGAGTGACCTGCGCCTCAACCTGGACTGGGCGTCCTTCTACTGGCTGCCCTCGGACATCTTCGGCCCCGGCAAGGTGCTGATGTTCAGCGAGGTGCTCGAGCGCGACGGCTCGCCCTACCACTCGGACATGCGCGGCCTGCTCAAGAAGATCACCGAGCAGATGTACCAGAAGGACGGCACGGTGTTCCACGCCGCGCCCGAGATTGAGGGCTTCCTCTTCAAGGGGCGCGACGCCGAGCGCCACTACCACGAGACGGGCACGCTGGAGTTCGTCTCCACCGGCGGCTACTACCACTCGCTGCCGGGTGACGCGCTGCGCGCCTTCATCGACAAGGCCGCCGAGGCCCAGCGCGCCATGGGCTTCCAGAACGAGAAGGACCACCCGGAGGTGGCGCCCAGCCAGTTCGAGATGAACTTCTCGTACAGCGAGGCGCTCATCGCCGCCGATCAGATCCAGCTCTACAAGCTGCTGTGCCGCCAGGTGGCCGCGCAGATGGGCCTGACGGCCAGCTTCCTGCCCAAGCCGGTGACGGGCGTCAACGGCAACGGCATGCATATGAACATGTCGCTGTCCAAGGGCGGCAAGAACCTGTTCTACGACAAGAACGGCCAGGACGGCCTGAGCGCGATGGGCTGGGACTTCATCGACCGCATCCTCAACAACGCCAACGACATCTGCCTGGTGCTCAACTCGAGCGTGAACGCGTACCGCCGGTTGGATCCGCACTACGAGGCGCCCAACCAGATCAAGGCCAGCCCCAACAACCGCGGCGCCATGGTGCGCATCCCCTTCGGCAACGAGCGCAGCGCGCGCGTCGAGTGCCGCTCGGTGGCCCCGGACGCCAACCCGTACATGGTGCTCTACGCCCTGCTGCGCACCGGCCTCGAGGGCCCGCAGCCGCAGGAGGACGCGGAGACCAAGCGCAGCCGCACCCGCTTCCTGCCCGACAACATCTTCGACGCCGTGCGCCTGTTCAAGGGCAGCCAGTTCGTCGCCCAGACGCTGGGTGAGAACGTGCAGGGCAAGTTCGCCGAGCTGAAGCTCGCCTCGGCCGAGCGCTGCCCCAAGCAGCTGGGTACCCGCGTGAAGGCCGCGGAGATCCAGTTCCACCACGAGGTCACCAACCAGTACCTCTGGAACCAGTTCTAG
- a CDS encoding Fur family transcriptional regulator, giving the protein MGEKKGTAQPKLADFQEKIRNAGLRSTAPRVAVLRELEAATAPLSHADLVESLGDEGYDRVTIYRNLTDLTEAGLVVRADLGDHVWRFELKRATKAHSGTHPHFTCTDCGTVSCLPEESVRITPAKGAPKALISRAVEVHLRGLCDRCD; this is encoded by the coding sequence ATGGGTGAAAAGAAGGGCACCGCCCAGCCGAAGCTCGCCGACTTCCAGGAGAAGATTCGCAACGCGGGCCTGCGCAGCACCGCGCCTCGCGTGGCCGTGCTGCGAGAGCTGGAGGCCGCCACCGCGCCGCTGAGCCACGCCGACCTGGTCGAGTCCCTGGGGGACGAGGGCTATGACCGCGTCACCATCTACCGCAACCTGACGGACCTCACCGAGGCCGGGCTCGTGGTGCGCGCCGACCTGGGCGACCACGTGTGGCGCTTCGAGCTGAAGCGGGCCACCAAGGCGCACTCCGGCACCCACCCGCACTTCACGTGCACCGACTGCGGCACGGTCTCCTGCCTGCCCGAGGAGTCCGTCCGCATCACCCCCGCCAAGGGCGCGCCCAAGGCCCTCATCTCCCGCGCGGTCGAGGTCCACCTGCGCGGCCTGTGCGACCGCTGCGACTGA
- a CDS encoding energy transducer TonB, translated as MRRSRLRWAGLVSVLLHAALLAVLWVHEPVPPEQAPPAPPPLVVEILSAPPEASPAPAPTPPPPPSAPARPEHPRPAPRPPPPAEPQPSAPARPEESPPSSAPEQTAQQAPAPPPAAQTVPPPDAPLAEQQQHPSLLPSTPSGGWSLPPGMAEAPRGRTLYPDDPSLTPEALAAEEHARVSARVQTWAEDDLAKLRVENGLVHPYFSGIRSALEKQMEKPPLFTTKGTTQRLAQAYVNQAQRYGATGTTAPPRKPQGPEGREPPTASERFESISRGNPAHDSMRAFFQAGEAMQQLAEPAPDLVIVLELQQAADGQLRSVQVVEPSGNPAFDQYVLDSVPPSLAKLTPPPANAVGVRKDGIRTLWAVEGRVVYIRHIKELEGQDAWYIASAAGLGVLSGRFEETTGDIYVIDLRNPKFVCRPRLLKLW; from the coding sequence GTGCGGCGCTCACGCCTCAGATGGGCCGGGCTCGTCTCGGTCCTGCTCCACGCGGCCCTGCTGGCCGTGCTCTGGGTGCATGAGCCCGTACCCCCGGAGCAGGCACCGCCGGCCCCGCCTCCGCTCGTGGTGGAGATCCTCTCCGCTCCTCCGGAGGCGTCCCCGGCCCCTGCTCCCACACCGCCGCCACCGCCCTCCGCCCCGGCTCGGCCCGAGCATCCCCGGCCCGCGCCCCGCCCTCCCCCACCCGCAGAGCCGCAGCCCTCCGCGCCCGCTCGCCCCGAGGAGTCCCCGCCTTCCTCGGCACCCGAGCAGACCGCGCAGCAGGCCCCCGCTCCCCCGCCTGCTGCCCAGACGGTTCCTCCTCCCGACGCGCCGCTCGCGGAGCAGCAGCAGCACCCTTCGCTCCTGCCCTCCACGCCCTCGGGAGGCTGGAGCCTGCCGCCGGGGATGGCCGAGGCCCCTCGGGGACGGACCCTCTACCCGGACGACCCCAGCCTCACTCCCGAGGCGCTGGCCGCCGAGGAGCACGCCCGCGTCAGCGCCCGGGTGCAGACGTGGGCCGAGGATGACCTGGCGAAGCTGCGCGTGGAGAACGGGCTGGTGCACCCGTACTTCAGTGGCATTCGCTCCGCGCTGGAGAAGCAGATGGAGAAGCCTCCGCTCTTCACCACGAAGGGCACCACGCAGCGGCTCGCCCAGGCCTACGTGAACCAGGCCCAGCGCTATGGAGCCACCGGCACCACCGCGCCCCCGCGCAAGCCCCAGGGGCCCGAGGGCCGCGAGCCCCCCACCGCCTCCGAGCGGTTCGAGTCCATCTCGCGTGGCAACCCCGCGCATGACTCGATGCGCGCCTTCTTCCAGGCCGGCGAGGCCATGCAGCAGCTCGCCGAGCCCGCGCCGGACCTCGTCATCGTCCTGGAGCTGCAGCAGGCGGCCGATGGCCAGCTGCGCTCGGTGCAGGTGGTGGAGCCCAGCGGCAACCCGGCCTTCGACCAGTACGTGCTGGACTCGGTGCCTCCCTCGCTGGCGAAGCTCACGCCTCCGCCCGCCAACGCCGTGGGCGTGCGCAAGGACGGCATCCGCACCCTCTGGGCCGTGGAGGGCCGCGTCGTCTATATCCGCCACATCAAGGAGCTGGAGGGCCAGGACGCCTGGTACATCGCCTCCGCCGCGGGCCTGGGCGTGCTCTCCGGCCGCTTCGAGGAGACCACCGGCGACATCTACGTCATCGACCTGCGCAACCCGAAGTTCGTCTGCCGCCCGAGGCTGCTGAAGCTCTGGTAG